Within Brachyhypopomus gauderio isolate BG-103 chromosome 4, BGAUD_0.2, whole genome shotgun sequence, the genomic segment GCCCACCCCCTTTACTAATGTTGCTTGTGTGTTGGCAGCGGTGGACAGTGTTCTTAAGAGGATGACCATCATCGGAGTCATCCTGTCCTTCCGCTCTCTGGCACAGGAGGCGCTCAGAGATGTAAGTGTGACCCATGACCTCTCCTGGCCCCCCATGGTAGCCTCCAGACTCCTCTGGGGTCTCAGActcagtcgtgtgtgtgtgtgtgtgtgtgtgtgtgtgtgtgtgtgtgtgtgtgtgtgtgtgtgtgtgtgtgtgtgtgtgtgtgtgtgtgtgttgcaggtgcTATCCTGCCACATCCCATTCCTGGTCAGCTCCGTCGAGGACTTTAAGGACCACATTCCTCGTGAGACGGACATGAAGGTAGACCATCTGCAGCTTgtccacacacatgcagtgatGGAGACTGAACTCACTCACTAGCTCAATCTTGATCTCTCATGCTCactcagacacactcacactcactatctaactctccctctctctcacgttTGAGctggctctccctctctctcacgttTGAGctggctctccctctctctcacgttTGAGctggctctccctctctctcacgtttgagctggctctctctctcgcgtttgagctggctctctctctcgcgtTTGAGCTGGCTCTCTCTCGCGCGTTTGAGCTggggctctctctctcgcgtTTGAGCtggctctatctctctcacgtTTGAGCtggctctatctctctcacgtTTGAGCtggctctatctctctcacgtTTGAGCtggctctatctctctcacgtCTGAGCtggctctatctctctcacgtCTGAGCtggctctatctctctcacgtCTGAGCtggctctatctctctcacgtCTGAGCtggctctatctctctcacgtCTGAGCtggctctatctctctcacgtCTGAGCtggctctatctctctcacgtCTGAGCtggctctatctctctcacgtTTGAgctggctctctctctcacgtttgagctggctctctctctcacgtttAAGCTGGCTCTCTCACGTTTGAGCtggctctatctctctctctcacgtttgagctggctctctctctctcacgtttGAGCTggctctatttctctctcacaTTTGAGCTGGCTCTCACGTTTGAgctggctctctctctcacacacgtttGAGCTGGTTCTCTCACGTTTGAGCTGGTTCTCACGTTTgagctcactcactctcacgtTTGAGTTGGCTCCCTCTCTCAGTAATGTTTGTGTCTTCCTCTCTGTGCCCTACCTGCCCAGGTGGCGATGAACGTGTACGAGCTGTCGTCTGCTGCGGGCCTGCCCTGCGAGATCGATCCTGCTCTTGTGGTGGCACTCTCCTCCCAGAAATCAGGTAAGAGGACAGATGGACACCTGCCCCCCatgtagtgttggggttggtcTGGAGAAGGCTGTGGTCCACAGCAGATCTTGGTAACTGGCTGTAGTGTTCAGGTTGGTCTGGAGAAGGCTGTGGTCCACAGCAGATCTTGGTAACTGGCTGTAGTGTTCAGGTTGGTCTGGAGAAGTCTCTGGTCCACAGCAAATCTTTCCCCACTGTGCTGCTGCTCAAAATAACCTCATGTTTCCAGTCACTCTGAAGCAGTCGAAAGAGACCATGTCCAAAACAATATTCTGGTTATTTGTGTGGTTTTgctgttttcattttgttttgattatTTCAACACCAATTTATTTCAGTCACCAGAAACACCACCAGGTGAGGTACCTTACAGGTGAACGAAGACCTCTTGGCAATATAGAACTCTAGCTAACACCACAGGACTGTATAGAATTCAACAAAAGAAAACTACTTCTAATTAGCTCTAATGAATTCACACACTGCTTAACTCCACACACTCCATGTAGCCATAAGGAACTTCTCAGTGTGTGTTATAGGGTCTAGGGCACGTCCACTCGCTTGCTTGAGCCTCACCACATTTTCACACAGACCTCTGCTGCTAACTGTCAAAACAGTGTGTTGGGGCAaactccacctcaccctcccGCTCCCAGAGGGGCGTTCTAACACAAATAACAGTTAACTGCTGGATGGTCGTGGCGTTTTCCTTGCCGTGCTGGACTGGCTTTCGGACCAAGCATGGTCAGAGCTCACTCCTTCCCCtcggcacttggtactgctccTTTTTCAGAGCCAaaacaaaggtgtgtgtgtgtgtgtgtgtgtgtgtagaaagttTTGCAGTAGGCACTCTCGCCCGTTTGTGTTGCCAGACAACATCAGTCCAGAGGAGGAGTACAAGATCGCCTGCCTGCTTATGGTGTTCGTGGCAGTCTCCTTGCCGACGCTGGCCAGCAACGTCATGTCCCAGTACAGCCCTGCCATCGAAGGTACCGGCATGACGGTCACTCTGTGAAGAAGACCTCCCAACTCTGCACATTTAAATGGCTGTTTTGGGCACGTGTGTAACTATTGACTCTCTGCAAATGCGTTTTAGGGCACTGCAACAACATCCACTGTCTGGCGAAGGCCGTGAACCAGATCGCCGCCGCCCTCTTCACCATTCACAAGGGCAGCATTGAGGACCGTCTGAAGGAGTTCCTCGCTGTAAGCCCCGCCCTGGCACACAGACCCCGCCCCTGCACAAACTGGccccacccccacatacacTGTCCCTGCCTCCCCAACTGACTTCCTCAAACATCTCGATAAACACTTGGTAGCAGCAGAAGACCGTGTGGAGAGCTTTGGTAGAGCTGTTCTTCAGCTCCACTGCACAGGGCTTCACTACTGAGCTTTCCCTTGCAGAAACAcacccccctcacccacacaccccacctggGGTCCTCTCAGCATGGTCTTGTGCAGCCCCAGTAGAGCCGGACTGAGGCCCTGGAGATTGGTGTCTCTCCTCGTACCCAGTCATTCTGTTTCAGATGTCTGCTCTCTGTCCTCCTGACTCGTTCTCTCCGTTTTCCCACCTTTAGCTGGCCTCCTCCAGCCTGTTGAAGATTGGTCAGGAGACAGACAAGACCACCACCAGGAATCGCGAGTCTGTTTATCTTCTGCTGGATATGGTGAGTCAGTCCCTGGTCCCACTCACTGTCTGCACTTTCAAAGTGTTTATCAATTGCACATGTCAGTAAGGTGGTGTTTAGCCAACGCTCCTGTGCAGTTGCATGGTGAGTGTTCTTTGTGTAGTGTTCCTCGGATGGAGAGGAACTGGACTGAACTTGGGAAATGTCCTAATCAGACTCTATCAAAGTCCCCTCCTCCAGTCCAAACTCCTCTCCCAGTCCACCAGAACTGGTACAGCTGCTACCTTTAATGAGCTGTTTGAATAGTATTACCAGTTAGAGCTCATGGCACCTCTAGAAATGCAGTGTTAAAAAGCCTGATCTGAACGCAGGAGAAAGGAAGGCCGTTCCCAGCAGgtcgtgtgtgtggtgggagctGGTTTCAGAAGGCAGGGTGACCTGTACTGTAGTAGTGCTAAAAGCACTTTGTCACCCTTAGTTGACTTGGACTTTAAATTTGCAGTCATGCATATGTGTCTGACGCCGTTTGATCAGAAGAGCTTGTGTAGGCTTTGGCTGAAGGATCATCAGCTCTTTGAAGTTCAGTCTCCAGGCAGCTGGGCGCTGTTGTGTAATGGAAAGTGACAAGTGTCTTTATCAAACTGAGAACATGTGTCCTCAACCCAGTGCCAGTAACGGCTCtgttacacacacccacaccacagcagactggaaaaacCAAACCACCCCTAAAATCTGTTCTCATCCTGATTgtgtgcatctctctctctctctctctctctctctctctctctctctctctctctctctctctctctctctctcactcactctctctcactcactctccctctcgtGTGTTATGCACGCTAGATTGTCCAGGAGTCTCCGTTCCTCACCATGGACCTCTTGGAGTCTTGTTTCCCGTATGTCCTTCTCCGAAACGCCTACCACGCAGTGTACAAGCAGTCGGTGTCTGCGTCTGCGTGAGGTGCGTCTGCAGGGCCCCGACACCATGCGCCCAGCCACGCTGCAGCATCATTCCACAGTGCTCTGTAGGACTGCTGTCGTACCGTCTTACCAGTGCAAAACTTTATTATGGGATCAAACCTCTGAAAATAAgaaacttaaaaaaaagaaagagaaaaagagaagtgAAAGGCATTCAGTGACCAGTTAAAATAATCTAAAAGTATGTTTGTCAGGGACTAGTAACACTAAACATCAATTATTGATCTTATTCCCctagttttgtttttcttttattaggtTGAGCTAAGGTGGGGGGATTTGCCatggtttaaaaataaaaaaaaaacctaagtACTttgctgtgtgcgtgtgtgtatgcgtgtgcgtgtgtgtgggagggtgagCTGGGGTGAAGTAGTCAAATCCAGCATCATGATAAATGCTCGTTAACCGATGCCTCTATGAAACAGTGGTTCTTATTTTGGTGTTGTTCTAGCGCTAACGTCTGTGGCTTATCACGTGCTCTCACTCGCTCTGTGAATTCTTTTGCCTTTTTTATGATCACTTTTTGTGTTCTATTGATACATTTGCCAAAATAATGATACATGGCCCCTCATTTGAAACAGAATTGTGGGTAACTACGTTATAAAAGCAACCTATAGTGTTGTTTGTACAAAGCATAGTATAATTTTTTAACTAACTTTCATGATGCCGTTTGGCATTTAGATTCCATTGTAACTTTCTGCGTGGTATAATAAAcattcttatgtatttattgaaTGTTTTAAGTTGTCCGAGCCCCGCCCTCTCCACTACCACTTTTATATGTTTTGAATTTTTTGAAAATGACCATGTATCTTCCCTAACATCAATAAACATTGGGTCATATACACTAAGTGCTCGTCTTCTACTGCAAGTATGTGTGTGGATATAAATGCTGGGCGCTAGTCTGGTGTTTTGGTATGGTGCCCTATATACATTATTACACTAATGCAGCTCCAGTCTACTGGAAAAGCTGTTGGAAGCGCGTGAGTTACTGTTGACCTCTTCCTGTGAAGATTTAACGCGTGCCCACAACAGCAGACGATTAACACCCACCGTAAAAACGTCTCCGTCGCTCGTGGACGGTAACGCGAACACCTGTCCTCGACTTTAAACGGGCACGGTGAGCGCGTGGCTGGCTTGGCCTCGTCCTCCAGACGTAAGGCACGCGCTGCACGGGGAGACCATACACGTGTGTGCACGCGAGCGCGAGAGGCGTCGTTCGGTTATTGGCGCACCGGGTTGAAGCTAGGGGAGGAGGCTCGCGCGCTAAAAGGACCGGGTCCCGCGGAGTGAGGTCACTTGGCGACTGCTCgtgcagagagagagcgcgTGCGTTCACCGGAGCGTGTTGCGGGTGTGCTGGAGAGCTCGTGGAGGCGCTCCGTGAACACGGGCGCGTGTATGGCGTGAGGAAGGAGCGGCCACGTCAAATCTACTACTTTGCGTCACGCGTTTCTCGAGGGGATACGGTCTCGccgttttggtttgtttttttctttcttatttcgGCGAGGAGAGAGAAGATGACCTTTGTTCTCCACTCGCGTGACGCAAACGTGTTTAGTTAGTTGGAGAAACTTTTGGCGCTGTTCGCGCCGCGTCGACGGACTAAATTCACCGTGCCGCATGTCCATGGTGTCTTATAAATAGCATCTGCAATCGGTATATATTGTGCTATCGATTACCAGGCCGTTTTCTTGTCGAGATGTTTTCCTACGAGATGTTCATCTGTGTCCTGGCCGTCGTCTGCCTGATGGGAGTACCGAGGGCGGCGGCGGCGTCGTGCGAGCCCGTGCGCATCCCCATGTGCAAACACATGCCGTGGAACATGACCAAGATGCCCAACCATCTCCACCACAGCACGCAGGCCAACGCCGTTCTAGCGATCGAGCAGTTCGAGGAACTACTGAATATTCAGTGTAGCGCCGACCTGCGCTTCTTCCTCTGCGCCATGTACGCGCCCATATGCACCATCGACTTCCAGCACGACCCGATAAAGCCGTGCAAGTCGGTGTGTGAGAGGGCCAAACTGGGCTGCGAGCCGGTCATGAAGAAGTATAATCACGCGTGGCCGGAGAGCCTGGCGTGTGAAGAGCTGCCGGTGTATGACCGCGGAGTTTGCATCTCACCTGAGGCGATAGTCAAGGCGGAGGCGCCAGGTATGTGTGGTGTTGCTGGCTTGTGATGGTGCTCTTGAGTCTGTTGTCGTTGCTGCTGCGTTTAAATATCGATGTGTGTCGATGTTCACATTTCTCTCCTCAAGACGTTCCCTATTCTCAAGACCCTTCAAAATGCAGTCCTGGTAAGATTAccttttttgtttttcaaaTTCTCAGGTTATTTCCCAGACTAATGAACGACTTTTGTGTTTGACGTGTTTAGAATAAAGTTATTGGATTTTAACAAAAATAAGCTTAACAGAAATGAAAAGGGAGGGGTTTGAATTCCCCCAAATGCAGCCGTGTCATAGCAAGACTACGACCGAACTGCTGCTGTCCGGCACGTGCTGGGTGATGTACTAAACTTGGTTCTCATTCATCAGAGTCCAACCCAGACTTCCCTATGGactctcacaacagcaactgTAAAGCAGTCAGTGGTACTCTGCACACTTCTGATTTCTCATTAGTCAGAATTAGATCCCTGTTCATCTTCAGtcagtctgcatgtgtgtgatctCTGGCGTTCTGTAACTTGCTTGATTAAGTCTTAATATTCTTATACAGCCTTGCATGGCAAAGATGAAGCATATGGTTTTGATTATGTTGTAAAAATATTATCTTTTATCATAACCTGTTTGGATTCAGTATATTAAGCATGTTTTACAGATGGACAGAATCCTTATCGTCTATTGTcaaaatattttacattttaatggtTTTAATTTAGCTAATATAATTTAAATTGTGTAGGTTGGGCATCTCTGTTTTGCATTTATTTGCAGATCAGTGCAAGTGCCGAATCATGAAACTCACTCAAAAGATCTATGTAAGGAACAATTACAATTACGGTAAGTTTTTACACAGTGTATAACAAACAGAATTGAGTAGATTCATAAGCATGCACCACATCTAAACCAAACTGGTCACATTTGCCTGTAGCAGATGAAATCTAATGGCTTCAGATGTGACCTTTTACAAATCACccatcatcttcctcttcattATCCCATCATGCTCTTCTCAGTGATCCGTGCCAGGGTGAAGGACGTGAGGAGCCGAGGTCACGACCTCGGCGTGGTGGTGGAGGTTCTGGATGTGTTGAAGTCGTCTCTTGTCAACATCCCCCGCGACACGGTCACCCTGTACTACAGCTCGGGCTGCCCGTGTCCGGCCCTCACGGCCAGCGAGGAGTACCTCATCATGGGCTACGAAAATGAGGAGAAATCCCGGTACTGCCCGTGGCCCTCACCCAGGCCTCTTCTGGCTGGACTCAGTTATTGGACTGTGTTGTGGTActctttgattgattgaattcCCTTCTACAGATTGCTTCTTATTGAGGGGTCTATTGCACAGAAGTGGAGGGACCGGTTAGGCCGTAAAGTAAAGGTATGATGCAATGCACTGAAACGCCCAGAACCAATGGGAATCACTCGTCAATACGCCATATAGATTAAAAACAAGTTTATGTCACTCGGGCCTTCGGCCTAGCCTGGTTGTTTTGGCTACACGCGGTCAACAAGCTACTGCAAGTAGTGTAGGGGTTATAACAGCTTTCATTCCCACTTGAGTTTAAAGCTGCAAGGCGttgagtttgtttttttttaataacaaAAGCATTACAGCTGTTTTGAAAGCCCAGGAGAGTCTCCCCTCTCCTGGCAATGTCCTGAGTGGGAGGGTAATGGCTGACACAGTGAATGATGGAACACTGACATTTGTGGAGAGTTTCTGGAATCCGCCCCCTCTCCATCGAACATCATCTCATACCAGGATCTTACACTCGGCCAGAATAGACACGGATGTGGGAAACGTTTACTTTTCCTGCTGAGTCAGAATGGAGAGGGTTGGGGAAGTGTATAATTAAGGGAGATCTCGTAAGTGAGTGATCCCTctttgtgtgtggatgtgtattgaCCAGAGGACGGGACCCCCTACAGTTTACATGCACATGGTTTAAACCTTTGAGTCTACCGGAGTCCCCCTTGGACGTGCTGAACATCAGCCTTTGTAGTTTGGCCAGAACAGCAAGGGGAGAGCGGAAGGGATCGTTGTGCTTGGATGTGTACCGATGGGGGAAACCCACCAGCCCTTAATGTCTCTGCTTTAAAGCCCCAGCGGTATCCGACAGCCGCTGGGTAAACAGCGGAGGCCAGCCTTGTTCATAGATGTAGCACAATCAAACTGTTCCTGTTCTGTGTGCCATGAGGATGAAGGTtatgggtttttctttttttttcctctccctaGTGTTGGGATCAGGTCAGCAGAAGCACTTCAGGGAGACCCCACAACAAACGCTGTCACTAGTGCCAGCAGCACCTCCAAACTCGGGCTGACGTGACCCAAACACAAGGACGAAACCCAGAAAACTGAACAAAAATTGCACTATTGTACGTTCTTCTCAGTGTTAACTTTGAAGAGCTGTAGCAGATTTTTTTAATTGATGCTTTTTGTGTACAACCTTTTTTATATTCTTTTATTTGCCTTTGCACGACCAAAGTGTTAAATCAGCATTactgtgtacatatgtgtgtactTGATGTGGGAGGGTACATGTGCCCTCGTGTGACCTTCAGAAGGGCAGAGGTCAGGAGAATGGAAGTGGCCCTGATGTTCTGGAACTGCTGGTTTCCAAGCAGCTCGGGAATGTAAGG encodes:
- the frzb gene encoding secreted frizzled-related protein 3 isoform X1, encoding MFSYEMFICVLAVVCLMGVPRAAAASCEPVRIPMCKHMPWNMTKMPNHLHHSTQANAVLAIEQFEELLNIQCSADLRFFLCAMYAPICTIDFQHDPIKPCKSVCERAKLGCEPVMKKYNHAWPESLACEELPVYDRGVCISPEAIVKAEAPDVPYSQDPSKCSPESNPDFPMDSHNSNCKAVSDQCKCRIMKLTQKIYVRNNYNYVIRARVKDVRSRGHDLGVVVEVLDVLKSSLVNIPRDTVTLYYSSGCPCPALTASEEYLIMGYENEEKSRLLLIEGSIAQKWRDRLGRKVKCWDQVSRSTSGRPHNKRCH
- the frzb gene encoding secreted frizzled-related protein 3 isoform X2 encodes the protein MFSYEMFICVLAVVCLMGVPRAAAASCEPVRIPMCKHMPWNMTKMPNHLHHSTQANAVLAIEQFEELLNIQCSADLRFFLCAMYAPICTIDFQHDPIKPCKSVCERAKLGCEPVMKKYNHAWPESLACEELPVYDRGVCISPEAIVKAEAPDVPYSQDPSKCSPDQCKCRIMKLTQKIYVRNNYNYVIRARVKDVRSRGHDLGVVVEVLDVLKSSLVNIPRDTVTLYYSSGCPCPALTASEEYLIMGYENEEKSRLLLIEGSIAQKWRDRLGRKVKCWDQVSRSTSGRPHNKRCH